The genomic stretch TCGTACGTCGAGGGGATGCGTGGCATCCTGCGTTGGGCGGCCGCTGCGAGTGGGGACGCGAGCCTGCGGCACGCGACTTTCGTCTACACCGGCAGCACGAGCGTGTACGGAGCTGCGGACGGAGCAGTGGTCGACGAGCAGGGCGCGCTGGCGTCGACCGAGACGGCGGTGCCGTTACTCGAGGCGGAACGTCTCGCGACCAGCACAGAGGTGTTCGGGCGGCGCTTCGTCTTGCGGCTGGCCGGTATCTACGGGCCTGGGCGGCACCACGTGCTCGATCAACTCGTGGACGGTGCCGAGCTCCTGTCCGGGACCGGGCGGCATCGGCTCAATCTCGTGCACCTCGACGACATCGTGTCGGCCGTCTTCGCGTGTTTCGACGCGCCGTCCGAGATCTCGGACGGGATCTTCAACGTCTGTGGCGACTCGGCCGAGCCGAAGGAGGAGCTCGTGCGTTGGTTGTGCGCGCGACTCGGCCGCAAGCCACCGCAGTTCGCCCAAGACGCGGGTATCTCGGAGCCGACGCCGGGGGCGAGGCGTGGGCGTTCCGGTCCCGTGCCGGATCGCATCGTCTCGAACGAACGCATCCGCCGCACGCTCGGCTGGGCACCGATGCACGCCGACTTTCGTTCGGGTTACGAAGACATCTTCGCGCGGGACGGCGCTTCGGCGACGCATCCGCGCGACCTCGGCTAATGCCTTGACCGCGACGGCGGTGGGATCGACCTTCGCAGCATCATGGCCGGAGTCGGAAAGCTGATCAAACAGGCGCAGAAGATGCAGACGCAGATCGCGCAGGCCCAAGCGGCCCTCGGTGCGCAAAAGATCGACGTCTCGGCGGGTGGCGGGGCGGTGAAGCTCACCGTCAACGGCGCGGGCGAGTTTCTTTCCCTCAGCCTCGATACGGAGTTCTTGCGGGAGGATGCTTCGCTCGTCGCGGAGACGATTCTCGGTGCGGTGCGCGACGGCGCGGCCAAAGCCAAGGAAGCCAACGAAGCCGTGATGCGGAAGGCGACACAGGGCTTCAGCATGCCGGGATTGATGTGACGCTCGGGCGCGCTCGGGCCCCGGTACTTTTGATCGTTTGACACCCGCCTTCGACAATCTCGTCCAGCGGTTGCGCAAGCTCCCCGGTATCGGGTTTCGCTCGGCCGAGCGGATCGCGCTGCATCTGCTCGTCGAGAAACCGGACAGCCTCGGCGAGTTGGAACAATCCCTCGCGCGCGCGTCTGCCTCGGTGCGTCGCTGTGCGCGTTGCGGGAGTTTGGCCGAAGAGGAACTCTGCGCGGTGTGTCAGGACGAGAACCGCGATGGGTCGCGCATCTGTGTCGTGGAGCACGTCCCGGATCTCGTCGCGATCGAACGCTCGGGTTCGTTCCGAGGCGTGTACCACGTGCTGCACGGGAAGCTCTCTCCGATCCGCGGAGTCGGTCCGGGGGAGTTGAACACCGACACGCTGCTCGCACGCGTCGCAGCGGGTGGCGTCGCGGAGGTCGTGCTCGCGCTCTCGAACGACGTGGAGGGCGAAGCGACGTGTCATTTTCTGAGCGATCGGATCGCGGCGCACGGGGTCGCGATCACGCGCATCGGTTTCGGGCTGCCGAGCGGCGGGGGGGTGTTGTTCGCGGACTCCTACACGCTGAAGAGCGCGCTCGAGGGGCGACGCCCGTATTTGTGATTGCGGCCGGGACGGTGGTGCGCAGAGTCGCGCTCCGTCTCCTCGCGGGTGTAGTTCATCGGTAGAATGCGAGCTTCCCA from Opitutales bacterium ASA1 encodes the following:
- a CDS encoding SDR family oxidoreductase — its product is MHALTRNRERLAALASDGVHAIEGMLDDDAWHESIPRDVDCVLNSVSAAGGGVPGYWKSYVEGMRGILRWAAAASGDASLRHATFVYTGSTSVYGAADGAVVDEQGALASTETAVPLLEAERLATSTEVFGRRFVLRLAGIYGPGRHHVLDQLVDGAELLSGTGRHRLNLVHLDDIVSAVFACFDAPSEISDGIFNVCGDSAEPKEELVRWLCARLGRKPPQFAQDAGISEPTPGARRGRSGPVPDRIVSNERIRRTLGWAPMHADFRSGYEDIFARDGASATHPRDLG
- the recR gene encoding recombination mediator RecR translates to MTPAFDNLVQRLRKLPGIGFRSAERIALHLLVEKPDSLGELEQSLARASASVRRCARCGSLAEEELCAVCQDENRDGSRICVVEHVPDLVAIERSGSFRGVYHVLHGKLSPIRGVGPGELNTDTLLARVAAGGVAEVVLALSNDVEGEATCHFLSDRIAAHGVAITRIGFGLPSGGGVLFADSYTLKSALEGRRPYL